A single region of the Phyllostomus discolor isolate MPI-MPIP mPhyDis1 chromosome 14, mPhyDis1.pri.v3, whole genome shotgun sequence genome encodes:
- the TLCD4 gene encoding TLC domain-containing protein 4 has protein sequence MDTAAGLPAGVLLASFCVFQLLFHVLSSRFSAAVSPGFSRLSFEKKIEWNSRVASTCHSLVVGTLGLYLFFFDEATIADPLWGNSSLVKVNIAIASGYLISDLLALLLYWKAIGDKYFVVHHCTALYAFAFILTRGMLQRVGNFRLLAELSSPFVNQRWFLETLQYPKFSRANVLNGVLMTAVFFLARVAAMPPMYHLMYSVVGTEAYARLGPTVQASWAASCLVLDVMNITWMVKISRGCLKVLSLLRDQKASGRLQNGKLD, from the exons aTGGACACCGCCGCCGGGCTGCCTGCCGGCGTGCTGCTGGCCAGCTTCTGCGTCTTCCAGCTGCTCTTCCACGTGCTGAGCTCCCGGTTCTCCGCGGCGGTGTCTCCGGGCTTCAGCCGCCTCAGCTTCGAGAAGAAGATCGAGTGGAACTCGAG GGTGGCGTCCACCTGCCACTCCCTGGTGGTCGGGACCTTAGGcctgtaccttttctttttcGATGAGGCAACCATCGCAGACCCGCTTTG ggGTAACTCATCGCTTGTGAAAGTGAATATTGCTATTGCTTCGGGCTACCTCATTTCCG ACTTGCTGGCCCTGCTGCTGTACTGGAAGGCGATCGGAGACAAGTACTTCGTGGTTCACCACTGCACGGCCCTGTACGCCTTCGCCTTCATCCTG ACCCGCGGCATGCTGCAGCGCGTCGGGAACTTCCGCCTGCTCGCCGAGCTCTCCAGCCCCTTCGTGAACCAGCG GTGGTTCCTCGAGACGCTGCAGTACCCCAAGTTCTCCAGGGCCAACGTGCTCAACGGCGTGCTCATGACGGCCGTGTTCTTCCTCGCCCGCGTCGCCGCCATGCCGCCCATGTACCACCTCATGTACTCGGTGGTGGGCACCGAGGCCTACGCGCGGCTCGGCCCCACCGTCCAGGCCAGCTGGGCGGCCTCCTGCCTGGTGCTGGACGTGATGAACATCACGTGGATGGTCAAGATTTCCAGGGGCTGCCTCAAGGTCCTCTCGCTCCTCCGGGACCAGAAGGCCAGCGGCCGCCTGCAGAACGGGAAGCTGGACTGA